The following are encoded in a window of Desulfovibrio legallii genomic DNA:
- a CDS encoding ABC transporter ATP-binding protein produces the protein MLEIKDLQVRYGGIQAVQGVSLNIPRGSIVTLIGANGAGKSSIIRSIAGLNKHIGGDILLTRHEGEPSVSLRGLKPEDMVRQGISLSPEGRRILPHLTVEENLLLGAYSRSDAPAIAEDLDWVYTLFPRLKERNWQKGGTLSGGEQQMLAVGRALMSRPDLLMLDEPSLGLAPLLVREIFAIIQRINQEGKTVLLVEQNAYAALSVAHYAYILEVGRVALEGPGKEILENPKVKEAYLGG, from the coding sequence ATCCTTGAAATCAAAGACCTTCAGGTGCGCTACGGCGGCATCCAGGCTGTGCAGGGCGTGAGCCTGAACATCCCCCGCGGCAGCATCGTGACCCTCATCGGGGCCAACGGCGCGGGCAAAAGCAGCATCATCCGCTCCATAGCCGGGCTGAACAAGCACATCGGCGGGGATATCCTGCTAACCCGGCACGAGGGCGAACCGTCCGTCTCTCTGCGGGGGCTCAAGCCCGAAGACATGGTCCGGCAGGGCATTTCCCTCTCGCCGGAAGGGCGGCGCATTCTGCCGCACCTGACGGTGGAGGAAAATCTGCTCCTGGGCGCGTATTCCCGTTCGGACGCCCCGGCCATAGCCGAAGATCTGGACTGGGTCTACACCCTCTTTCCCCGCCTTAAGGAACGCAACTGGCAGAAGGGCGGCACCCTCTCCGGCGGCGAACAGCAGATGCTGGCCGTGGGCCGCGCCCTCATGAGCCGGCCGGACCTGCTCATGCTGGACGAACCCTCCCTGGGCCTGGCCCCGCTGCTGGTGCGGGAAATTTTTGCCATCATCCAGCGCATCAATCAGGAGGGCAAGACCGTCCTGCTGGTGGAGCAGAACGCCTATGCGGCCCTTTCCGTGGCCCACTACGCCTATATCCTGGAGGTAGGCCGGGTGGCGCTGGAAGGCCCTGGTAAGGAAATACTGGAAAATCCGAAGG
- a CDS encoding ABC transporter ATP-binding protein — translation MSAYTAPTPPDYAGALLLAKNVTMRFGGVTAVSDLTLALPQGAVAGIIGPNGAGKTTAFNVLSGFYTPQEGDVLFDGKSIKGLRPNDICRLGIARTFQNIRLSQQMSVLENIMVGCHVRRHCPWWMAPLGLPPFYKEEAAIAEKSRKLAERVALSEHLDDQAGSLPYGAQRRLEIARALATEPRLLLLDEPAAGMNPQESLELMHFIGHIRDEFNLTILLIEHDMKVVMGVCQYIWVMEYGALIAEGGPDAVRSNPVVIRAYLGEDAPAGGR, via the coding sequence ATGAGCGCCTACACCGCACCTACCCCCCCGGACTACGCCGGGGCCCTGCTGCTGGCCAAAAACGTGACCATGCGCTTTGGCGGCGTCACGGCCGTGAGCGACCTGACCCTGGCCCTGCCCCAGGGGGCCGTTGCCGGAATCATCGGGCCCAACGGCGCGGGCAAGACCACGGCCTTTAACGTGCTCAGCGGCTTCTACACCCCGCAGGAAGGGGACGTGCTTTTTGACGGCAAAAGCATCAAGGGCCTGCGCCCCAACGATATCTGCCGCCTGGGCATCGCCCGTACCTTCCAGAACATCCGCCTTTCGCAGCAGATGAGCGTGCTGGAGAACATCATGGTGGGCTGCCATGTGCGGCGGCACTGCCCCTGGTGGATGGCCCCCCTGGGCCTGCCGCCCTTCTATAAGGAAGAAGCGGCCATTGCGGAAAAAAGCCGGAAACTGGCCGAGCGGGTGGCCTTGAGCGAGCACCTGGACGACCAGGCCGGCAGCCTGCCCTATGGGGCCCAGCGCCGCCTGGAGATCGCCCGCGCCCTGGCCACGGAGCCGCGCCTGCTGCTGCTGGACGAGCCCGCCGCGGGCATGAACCCGCAGGAAAGCCTGGAGCTTATGCACTTCATCGGGCACATCCGGGACGAATTCAACCTGACCATTCTGCTCATTGAGCACGATATGAAGGTGGTCATGGGCGTGTGCCAGTACATCTGGGTTATGGAATACGGCGCGTTGATCGCCGAGGGCGGCCCCGACGCCGTGCGCAGCAACCCCGTGGTCATCCGCGCCTACCTGGGCGAGGACGCGCCCGCGGGCGGCCGATAG